The sequence below is a genomic window from Lampris incognitus isolate fLamInc1 chromosome 18, fLamInc1.hap2, whole genome shotgun sequence.
CGCAATTTGATTCCCATTTTGTTTTCTGAAAAGTACGACGGTGTTGCTGATACCACCCAACTTGTAATGACTGGAGGTTGACACATTTACGGCTTTTCTTACCACCGGCTTCCAAtgagaggggttttttttgtacaCTTGAAGTGCGGTGCATCTGAATGAACTTGACTTTAGTCGGTCTACACAGTCGCTCGCAGACAGACACGCAAACTGTTCAATGTGATGGATTGTTTTTGCATATATGTGTATCGTGACATAGTCCAGTCAGTTTTATTTggatagcccagtatcacaaattagaaaTCTTCCTCGGGCcggggagctttacagcaacacaacatcctgtcattagaccctcgcattggataagggacaactcccttaaaaaaacgttttatagggagaaaaattagggagaagactcagggagagcaacggaggagggatttctctcccaagacagacaacgtgtaaTGGATGtcgtgtgtacacaatttacacaatacaccattgacagaggataacagaattataatggaattataaaatatatgaagaatatgatgagcaggatgccaagcagtgtcctgatgccaccagaacagcctaggacccaagccacgtgaccaccatcaccatgtagacaaaaaaataaaataaaattagtcacacatctgagtgggaGAAGGATatgacattgaaacaggataacaaaattatatggattcataaAACTTAtacaaagaaaatgtgatgagggggatgccaagcagtgtccaggtggtggccaccatcaccatggagacctgggaggaggacagactgcacgtgcacacaagggagactcgcatcacaccattcacacacacagaagaagagtagGGAGGAGAcatcagtcagagagagagagaaaagacatgtgagagaagagaacagttggcaatagtcaataatctataatctatatgctgtaatctcgtcggcagagcagtgcttggtgaattcactgagacagaaaccgacccgccatacaGTACAGGCATACAGATCGATACTGTGTAAATTTCCTAAAGATTatcatgacgggggggggggtccgggtggcgtggtggtctactccgttgcctactggcctacctgcctgcctactgcttacctccagcttggtcgggcatccctaccacatacaactggctgtgtctgcaggtgggaagccggatgtgggtgtgtgtgctggtcactACACGAGTGggggaataaaataaataataattaaaaaaaaaatatatatatatctcatgaCAATAAcgttttccatattgcccagctctaCCTGCATGCGTGCtttcatgcatgtgtgcacatcacATGTGTTTGTAGCCATTTCCTAACGTCCTGCcggtgtttttttgttgtgtttgtgcGTCCATCCTTGTGTGCCCATGTTCCAGTAAGCGTCTGGTTGTGGTGGTGCCCAACGAGAGCTCCTTCCCTTCGGTGCGGCGGGCCTACACCAGTGAGGATGAGGCCTGGAGGTCCTACCTGGAGAACCCGCTGACGGCGGCCACCAAGGCCATGATGAGCATCAACGGGGACGAGGACAGTGCCAACGCCCTGGGCCTGCTCTATGACTACTACAAGGTCCGTAAAACCAGCTGTTTTGTCACATAACCTATAATGCAATACGCAATGTAGTGTGTGCTTGCATAATAATGAGTTTTCTGATGTTTGGTTCTGAAGGTTTCGGTCTTTTAATGGGTCAAATGGTTGCGTGCGTGGCATTCGTGTACTACTTGTTGGACTACAGCTAAAACCCTAGGCGAAGTGTGCAGAGGTGAATGCTCACCGACTGTGAGGAAGTTCTCACCCTGGCTTCATTTCCACTTCGGCTGACTTGAGGGTGTTATTTACCAAGCCGGCAAAAGAAGTGCCAGAGCCAACCGAGGGAATAGCGGGAGGAGACTTCCAGCGGAGTTGTGCAATCACACGATCGTGTTTAATTGTTTGAATTGAAGCTCGGATAGGCAAGACACGAGATTATTGTCGTTACTCGTTGGGTTGGGGACTAGGTGCAGAAACCGTAGAATTACCTTGGAAGTGTGATTGTGTTGTCGAGGGTTAGCACCGGGGGAAAGCTGCACGACTGCGTCAAACAGAAAACGTCGGAGATCTGACTCTGGTTTTATTCATTTGAGCACTTTGTTTCTCTGACAGgctttgcaaaaaaaataaaaaaataaaaggcgAGCTGCAAAGGCCTGAAGGGAAATCTCTGCTCTTAGTGGCCTTATTAGTGTTTTCCTTTGTCCGAAACATGGATACTAGATTTATTTTGTCAATCGGTCAAATCGTTTACAAGCGTACCAGTATTAAAATGACTCAACACAAGTTTGGAGTGgtctcttccccctttttctccctcactcttccgagccgtcccggtcgctgctccaccccccctgccgatccgagggagggctgcagactaccacgtgcctcctccgatacatgtggagtctccagccgcttcttttcacctgacagtgaggagtttcaccagggggacgtagcgcgtgggaggatcacgctattcccccccagttccccctcctcctgaacaggtgccccgaccgaccagaggaggtgctggtgcagccactaggacacatctggcttcccacccacagccacggccaattgtgtctgtagggacgcccgaccaagccggaggtaacacgggggttcgaaccagcgatccctgtgttgaccgCTATTTTAACCCGAACACCCAGAACCCTGTAATTAAAAAGGACAGGTGACGGGGGCGTCTGGgctgcatagcggtctattccgttgcctaccaacacggggatcgccggtttgaatccccgtgttacctccagcttggtcgggtgtccctagacacaatgggccgtgtctgcggatgggaagccggatgtgggtatgtgtcctgattgctgcactagtgcctcctctggtcagtcggggcacctgttcaggggggaaggggaacttgggggggggggtagcgtgaaccCCTGAAATCTTTTTTGGGAaacacaagaaaaaggtgattggTGAGCCATCGCTTCACCCCATATCGGCATACCATGACGTCAGATGACAGATAAGAACAAACAAACTTGGCAACGCGGAGCACGCAGACTTCCTCATCTCACTTTGCCTTTGCGGTTAGCAGGCAGCAATATTCAAATGTCGCCAAAATGTGCCGGCATGGCCGTGCGCACTGAGCATATATCGCCACAGAAAAGTAAAATTATCTGCTTTTCACCAAACTGTATTTGATTTTGCACCTGTAGCAAAGGTCAAAGGTGACACGCCGAGGAACGCTCTGTGAAGCAGTAAAATGAATACACTTTACGCTGGGTTTCAGCTTAAAACTGAATGCTCACTCGCAAATTGTGTGATTGTCTTTTATACATTCATGTTGCTGTTAAGATGCATTGTGCTTACAAGACTGACAGTCTATTCTAGTCACCGGTGTCCCCTCCGTACACTGATAAGGAGTTCACTAAATTGGCATCCCTGTCGTTtccagttttgttttttcatacagtggtgtgttttattgttgcacACACGCATTGTCACCCTGTTTTCATATTCAGCTAACGTTAATTGGTGCCAATCAACACACAATGTGGTTGTCTTCGCTGCAGGTGCCCAAAGAAAAGAGGCTGTTGCCCATCGCCAAAGTGGCTGAAACCACGGAGGAACAAGAAAAGCGGTCAGTATGTTTTCACGGACGATGTATAATATcagaataatccaggtaagaaagtcaaagaaaggAAGgcgaatcacttcatctggacacaacgtttatcgagaCAAACGTTTCGCcccccatctaagtgacctcttcagtctccgctgactgcaggtgtccccacccttataaacaatacagcggcataacgaccgaaaccaacgatcagtttcatatgcaaattgctgtgggcgttaactagagcttcaatggccatgtgtactattcacagaggattgcaatcacaagatggcaacagatgtactcttaccccccccccaccttggcctctttgactccccgttcaaaccagcgttcctccctatcaaggatgtgcacatactcatccttgaaagagtggccactggcctgtagaggggtgtagactgtggagtcctggcctgacgtgttagctcttctgtgttgtgccatcctctgggccagcgtctgtttggtttccctgatgtacaagtcacgacaatcctcctggcacttactatattgctctgtttgtgccgagggacccgatccttggggtggaccaatttctggcgcagcgtgttttggggtttgattttggggttgctttcaaaccccaaaacctgctgtgtccccccccccccaagttcaaaTGCTGTTTCAGTGCGTATGAAAGCAATACCAGAATGTCACCATTTGGACCCACCGATGTGGAGATGACATACCTCATAATGCAATACGGTGTATTTAAAGGGGCTATCAGCGATGTTAATTTTGTGCAGTTTTTTATAATATTTGGTCAAATTGTTTCTACATCCCAACAGCTATCAAGTAAGTGAGTAGATGTATTGAGAAAACTTGATCTCTATGGCCGCCCTAGGGGCTGTAAACAGAAACGGGAACATTTTCTCTGAACCcactccttatcagccaatcaggagagcggGTTACTTGGTTGGCCCCTTCACAATCAGTTTGCGCGTTCGCGAGGTGAAGAGGCAGAAGTGAAGAGGTGGACTCTTGCAGGATGTTCTCAGAACATAACTAGCTCTTGCTAACTTCTGCATCTGCACTTTAACAATTTGAACTGTTGTTGTTGAACATTTTGTGTCCTCAAAAAAAAACACCAGGCATATATTCACATTGGCGACCAAGCAAATCTGAATTTTCAAAACCACTTTCTGATGACTTTAGGAGGCTTTCATGGGTCTGGAACACCAAATAAAAACAATTCACACATTTGAAACCACAGAAGCAAGTAACATGACGTTTCCCCACAACAGAAGTAAGTCATAATCTCTGTTTATTCCTTAAATCTTATGTTTGTGCAGGTCTTCTATACTGTTGACCAACGTGAGCAGCCAAAACGAGGTGGAGACTGTCGACAACCGCGTCCAGGTCCTCAAATCTGTCCCGGTCAACCTGTCACTCAACACAGAGCACCCAGAGACCAAACGTGAACAGTACAGCTCCGCCGGGACGGGGGCGGGCTCAGGGGTGGGTGGGGCCGCGGCGGTAGCCGTGGTGAAGGCAGAGGTGTATGCCCCTGTCTTCATGGGGGCGGGACTTCACTacagggtggagggggaggaaTCAGCACGGGTGGTCTACGAACAGAGCCCGTACGAGGTGACCGCCATCAATCACAGCGGATACGTGAAGGAGGACCAGCGCAGCTCCCCGGACAGCCACTATGAGGAGGAAAATGACGGGGTGAGAAGGCAACAGGCCACCATGCAGCCTGCTACAGTCATGTACTGTTACTTACTGTTGTTGACAGTGTTTGAGGAAGAATAGTCGTTTAATATACAAGTGGAGGACACTTTATCCCACGAGTGCATTTTTCCTATTCAACCCCATTTGTACTTCATGCAGTAGAGGATATCAGCTCTCAGGCTGCATGCTGCCGTTCCATCATGATCCTTTCATGAAATTGTCTTTGCTCAAAGTCTGTTGTGTTTCCCATTCACAACATTGTTTACTCAGTTCCCCTTGGACCAAATAAATGTATTAATGCGGCTTATTCATttcctctttctccatctctggcCTGCTGACAGAAGTACCATACACCTTCCTCTCTGCCTGCAGATGACTTCTTATTCCACCAGGAAGGAGTGTAAGTTACAGTAGTGGCACCGAGACCCCATCTATGAACCACAACACATAGACTGAGATGGAGGATGTGTACAGTATACATATATTCATCAGTATTAacattatatatatttatcattTTGCATTCAGTCTTAAGTGTTTCAAGTGGAAGACCAATTCTTTTCCCATATATCGACATGAAACTGTTCTTTTTCTCTTCTAGACCTTGCTACCCCTGTCGTATGCTGTCATGCCTaactacacacctacacacctatCTATGTTTGTTTAAATACTTGCACGAATAGATATGTGTTTtatgaataagtgtgtgtgtgttttacggaCAGTGACAGTTTCCAGTACACATTGGACGCCACTCGCTCGCTGCGTCAGAAGCAGGGTGAGGGCCCTATGACCTACCTGAACAAGGGCCAATTTTACGCCATCACTCTTAATGAGCTCGGCGCCAACAAACGTCTCCGCCACCCGATCAGCAAAGTCAGGGTGAATAGCTCTATTCACATTTTTTTCCCTCATTCAATTGTTTGCTTAGCCGGGTCTATTTTTAGCCTTTATTACAATTTAATATTGTGCAGTTCCATACAAAGACGGAGCTTTCATTTTAGTTTAGGATGACTACAAGAAACTGAGCGGGAGCAAAAGGACATCCACACCGTTGCCTCTAAATTCAAGTTAAAACATTGCGAGTGAAAGACACATGGGCTGAAATCTTTGTGTTAAGGAGACTCTCTCAGATAGGTTTTATTTTATAAAACACTCCATCGGCATGGAGGCTAATGTTAAAGTCATTCACAACACAGTGCTCCAGGAGCTGTTAGGGATGTATTGTCTTTAGGGGTTTAAGACAATATCGATACACTTGAGTATCACGATATCATATTTTGttatactgtatcgattctcaaaaacactatcgatttttaattgtttacatgtaaaggttcatgGCAAACATTTTgtattgtgtgtaaccccacagatgctcgatagcagtgttgtaatcaatcttcagccatttgactcttccactccaatgtCACAATGTAAACTGAGGCAGGAAGTAGCATAAACACAAAGAACACACGTCTATGAAGTTGCAATATATTgccttacagtatcgcgatatatcgcaaTAAATTGAATCGTAAACCCGGTATTGTGATATATATTGTATCGGCagattcttgccaatacacagccctagttgTCTTCTGGGTGAAGATCAGTCCTTCTACCTAGCATACCACActgcctatctatctataacATAACCTTATTTTATTCAATCTGTAAAAGGAACATATACAGTTCAGTTGATGCTCCTTTAGAAATTATAGAGTGAGAAGTTTCTGGTAGGATTTCATTATGGCCTGCGTGGCATCTGGAAGACGTGGAGATGGGCTGAGGGATACACACAAACCCTCCCCCATGTGGAGTCTTGACTCAAATTGGCTATCATTGGAAAGTTGACTCGCCCTGTGCCCCGACTTCTAGATCAGACACTGGTCCCAATTTAACTGGCTTTGGTCCTCAGTGTATTTCTCAGAACTGACACCGTTCTTCCTCACTCTCCAGAGCGTCATCATGGTGGTGTTCAGTGAAGATAAGAATCGAGATGAGCAGCTGAAATACTGGAAGTACTGGCACTCCCGGCAGCACACCGCCAAACAAAGGGTCCTAGACATCGGTAAGGGTTACTCCTGTCCTGTTCCCTTATGTGTGGTTCTGCTGTCCAGTACTGCGTATTAGCATGTATCAAAGTAATCCAAGCTAGTCTCCTGTAAGGCGTTTATAAGAAAAATCTTTAAAGGAGCATTAAAGCTGCTGTGAGCTGAACACATGTTGATATGGTTGTAGGATGGTAGTACTGACTGCCTTCATGATAAATTCAGCAAAAAGTGAGacgcgggcgtccgggtagcatagcagtctattctgttgcctaccaacatggggaatgcggttcgaatccccatgttacctccggcttggtcaggcgtccctacagacacaactagccatgtctgcgggtgggaagccgggtgtgggtgtgtgtcctggtcgctgcactggcgcctcctctggtcactcggagcacctgttcaggggggagggggaacagcgggggatggcgtgatcctcccacatgctacatcccccaggtgaaactcctcaccgtcaggtgaaaagaagcggctggcgacgccgcatggatcggaggaggcatgtggtagtcttcagccctccccggattggtagagcgggtggagcagcgaccgggacggcttggaagagtggggtaattggccaagtacaattggggagaaaaaatgggcggggggggggggtgagacacaTCACACGGCTGTTTTGAGAGAGGACATTTTTGCTTTTTTCTTGCATTTGGTGGAAATCAGCCCCTGGTGATGTGCCTTCAGCATATGGGGGCATAAAAGACAATGAGACCCAAGTTACACAGATGACACACGTGGGGTCCAGGGCATTAGACCAATAACATATGATGAAGTCGGTAGGagtaatgtatgtatatatgatgtgtgtgtgtgtgtgtgtgtgtgtgtgtgtgtgtgtgtgtgtgtgtgtgtgtgtgtatgtatatatatatatataggatgtATGTAggatgtatatatattatatgatgTATGTAGGATGTATATATGATGtatgtagtgtgtatatataggaTGTATGTaggatatatatatacgtatgatGTATGTAGGATATATGTAAGATGTATATATGATGTATgtaggatatatatatacatataggatGTATATACACTATAGGATGTATGTAGGATGTATATATGATGTATGTAAGGTGTGTATATATAGGATGTATGCAGGATATATGTAAGATGTACTATATATGATGTATGTAAGATGTATATATGATGTATGTAGGATGTATATATGATGTATGTAAGGTGTGTATATATAGGATGTATGTAGGATGTATGTAGGATGTGGGCCGGAGCCTACGTGGTACTACATGCTCATTGGCTTACGTCCCAACATAACGGTGTTTCGAGGAGATTTTGCACAAGCGGTGTTCAGCTCAATTCACACGTTCCTCAGGAAAAGAGACAGAGCAGTCACCAACCGTCAAGATGGACGAATGAGCGGATCTAAACTCGAGGGGAAAAGCCGACGGAGGATCACTCCTTATCGTTTTGCAATCTGGAGCGCGCTCAGCTAATGAGCAAGGCAGGACCAAAGTCAAAGCAAACAAGGCCCACCGTCCCTCCCTTCGTTGCCCAGGGCTGTTCGGCTCCCAACCATCATCCTTGAGTGTGCGCGTGcacacccttacacacacacacacctgacacgCGTAATCACAAGGTGCTGTTTGAACAAACATCTGAAATCCCATAATCCTCTTGACATTGCCTGGAAGATTGAGCCAAAACATCTCCTCATCCTTAAATTGTTGTTTTGGAGTATTGTAACATTTTGAGTCTCCTGTTGCATGAAAACCTCCTTGCGTCAGTTCtgccgatcccccccccccccccccccgttgaaaTCTCCGTTCGTCTAATTACGAACCCTGAATCtgtaaaaaaagtaaaaaaaatagtTTATTTTCTTAATCTAAATAAAACAACAACTCTGTGGAAGGAGTGTTTTCCCCCCGACAGCATCGCGGGATGGTTTCCCCCCGCATCTCTCGCCGGTGGCTGCGGAGCAGCTTCGTCGTGTTTGTGTGTCAAAGCCGTCGGCCTTTTGTTTTGCCGTGTTTTCGGTTGCTGGATTTGAATGTGTGAGCAGTCTTTTATTCAGCCTCTTGAGTCACTGTGTGAGAAGCTTGTAGGCGTTCTGCCGCCTGGCAAGCTGAGACCTGCGCACCAGGCAGCGC
It includes:
- the grhl2b gene encoding grainyhead-like transcription factor 2b — protein: MSQETDNKRLVVVVPNESSFPSVRRAYTSEDEAWRSYLENPLTAATKAMMSINGDEDSANALGLLYDYYKVPKEKRLLPIAKVAETTEEQEKRSSILLTNVSSQNEVETVDNRVQVLKSVPVNLSLNTEHPETKREQYSSAGTGAGSGVGGAAAVAVVKAEVYAPVFMGAGLHYRVEGEESARVVYEQSPYEVTAINHSGYVKEDQRSSPDSHYEEENDGKYHTPSSLPADDFLFHQEGVDSFQYTLDATRSLRQKQGEGPMTYLNKGQFYAITLNELGANKRLRHPISKVRSVIMVVFSEDKNRDEQLKYWKYWHSRQHTAKQRVLDIADYKESFNTISNIEEIAYNAISFTWDVNEEAKIFITVNCLSTDFSSQKGVKGLPLMIQIDTYSYNNRSNKPLHRAYSQIKVFCDKGAERKIRDEERKQFRKKSKGKDGGAGVLTAPKKADTTYFKTMTDLEAQPVLFIPDVHFGNLQRAGQVFAFNTEEIERDGSVVVKRMFRPSDEDLCPSPHKQIKEESHKRVLLYVRKETDEVFDALMLKSPTLRGLMDAISEKYGVPTERIAKVYKKSKKGILVNMDDNIIEHYSNEDTFILNIESYADAYKVTLTEI